A stretch of the Clostridium fungisolvens genome encodes the following:
- the frr gene encoding ribosome recycling factor: MIKDIIKASEDKMKKTLTVLHSEFATMKAGRANPTMLDRIQVDYYGSMCPLNQVANISAPEPRLLVITPWEKSLLKEIEKAILKSDLGINPTNDGTIIRLLVPELTEETRKNLVKNVKKAGEEAKVALRSIRRDSNDKVKALKKDGEISEDQIKKAEEDIQKITDSYVKEIDKMVADKEKEIMTV; this comes from the coding sequence ATGATTAAGGATATTATAAAAGCATCTGAAGATAAAATGAAAAAAACTTTAACTGTTTTACACTCTGAGTTTGCAACAATGAAAGCTGGAAGAGCTAACCCAACCATGCTTGATAGAATACAAGTTGACTATTACGGAAGTATGTGTCCTTTAAATCAAGTTGCTAACATTTCTGCTCCAGAGCCAAGACTACTTGTGATTACTCCTTGGGAAAAATCGCTTTTAAAGGAAATAGAAAAAGCTATACTGAAATCAGATTTAGGCATAAATCCGACTAATGATGGTACAATAATCAGACTTTTAGTTCCAGAACTTACTGAAGAAACTAGAAAAAACCTAGTGAAAAATGTTAAGAAAGCTGGGGAAGAAGCTAAAGTTGCTTTAAGATCAATCAGAAGAGATTCTAATGATAAAGTTAAGGCTTTAAAGAAAGATGGAGAAATTTCTGAGGATCAAATCAAAAAGGCTGAAGAAGATATACAAAAAATAACTGATAGTTATGTAAAAGAAATAGATAAAATGGTAGCAGATAAGGAAAAAGAAATTATGACAGTTTAA
- the pyrH gene encoding UMP kinase, protein MEAKYRRVILKLSGEALAGDNGFGIDFNVATRIASEIKELVDMGIEVGAVVGGGNIWRGRSGEGMDRTTADYMGMLATCINALALQDSLEGLGVLTRVQTAIEMKEVAEPFIRRRAMRHLEKGRVVIFAAGTGNPYFSTDTTAALRAAEIEADVILLAKKVDGVYDKDPHKYNDAKKYDTLSYIQVLEQGLQVMDSTATSLCMDNSIPILVFGLDEPGNIKKAACGETIGTLVCNK, encoded by the coding sequence ATGGAAGCTAAATATAGAAGAGTAATACTAAAACTTTCCGGTGAAGCTCTAGCTGGTGATAATGGGTTTGGAATCGATTTTAACGTAGCAACAAGAATAGCTAGTGAAATAAAAGAGCTTGTAGATATGGGCATTGAGGTTGGTGCTGTAGTTGGTGGCGGAAATATATGGAGAGGCAGAAGTGGAGAAGGAATGGATAGAACTACTGCTGATTATATGGGTATGTTAGCAACTTGTATAAATGCACTTGCGCTTCAAGATTCATTAGAAGGTTTAGGTGTACTTACTAGAGTTCAGACTGCAATCGAAATGAAAGAAGTAGCAGAACCTTTTATAAGAAGAAGAGCTATGAGACACCTTGAAAAAGGTAGAGTTGTAATATTTGCAGCAGGCACTGGTAACCCATATTTCTCAACTGATACAACTGCAGCTTTAAGAGCAGCTGAAATAGAAGCAGATGTTATACTTTTAGCTAAAAAAGTTGACGGAGTTTATGATAAAGACCCACATAAGTACAATGACGCTAAAAAATATGATACTTTATCATACATTCAAGTGTTAGAACAAGGTCTTCAAGTTATGGATTCTACAGCGACTTCACTATGTATGGATAATAGTATTCCAATACTTGTGTTTGGACTTGATGAACCAGGAAATATAAAAAAGGCCGCATGTGGAGAAACAATTGGTACTTTAGTTTGTAATAAATAA
- the tsf gene encoding translation elongation factor Ts, whose product MITAQAVKELRERTGAGMMDCKKALTETNGDMDKAVEVLREKGLAAAAKKAGRVAAEGIVKTYISDDKKSAGIVEVNCETDFVAANEEFVAFAGKLAEMASTTTVATVEEFVAQKYNEEQTVQEFLTALIAKLGENMTVRRFQKFSVENGITQSYIHGGGRIGVIVELGCETASPVLEEVAKELCMQVAAANPLFLDKTQVDSESLEKEKEIYRAQALNEGKPEKIVDKMVEGRIQKYYKEVCLVEQPWVKDGDKTITKYLQEKSKEVGSPININTFVRYERGEGIDKKEENFAEEVAKQVQGK is encoded by the coding sequence ATGATAACTGCTCAAGCTGTTAAAGAATTAAGAGAAAGAACTGGCGCTGGAATGATGGACTGTAAGAAGGCTCTTACAGAAACAAACGGCGACATGGACAAAGCTGTAGAAGTATTAAGAGAAAAAGGATTAGCTGCTGCTGCTAAAAAAGCTGGCAGAGTTGCTGCTGAAGGTATAGTTAAGACTTACATATCAGATGATAAGAAGAGTGCTGGTATCGTTGAAGTTAACTGTGAAACTGACTTCGTTGCTGCTAACGAAGAATTTGTAGCATTTGCTGGTAAGTTAGCTGAAATGGCTTCAACTACTACTGTTGCTACAGTTGAAGAGTTTGTAGCTCAAAAATATAATGAAGAACAAACAGTTCAAGAATTTTTAACTGCTCTAATCGCTAAATTAGGCGAAAACATGACAGTAAGAAGATTCCAAAAGTTCTCAGTTGAAAACGGAATAACTCAAAGCTACATCCATGGTGGTGGTAGAATTGGTGTTATAGTTGAACTAGGATGTGAAACTGCTAGCCCAGTTTTAGAAGAAGTTGCTAAAGAACTTTGTATGCAAGTTGCTGCTGCAAATCCTTTATTCTTAGATAAGACTCAAGTTGATTCTGAATCTTTAGAAAAAGAAAAAGAAATATACAGAGCTCAAGCTCTTAATGAAGGAAAGCCTGAAAAGATCGTTGATAAAATGGTTGAAGGAAGAATTCAAAAATACTATAAAGAAGTATGTTTAGTTGAACAACCATGGGTAAAAGATGGTGACAAGACTATAACTAAATACTTACAAGAGAAATCTAAAGAAGTTGGTTCTCCAATCAATATCAATACTTTCGTTAGATATGAAAGAGGAGAAGGTATAGATAAGAAAGAAGAAAACTTTGCAGAAGAAGTTGCAAAGCAAGTTCAAGGAAAATAG
- the rpsB gene encoding 30S ribosomal protein S2, with the protein MSVISMKQLLEAGVHFGHQTRRWNPKMAPYIFTERNGIYIIDLQKTVKKVEEAYDFIKEVATEGKDILFVGTKKQAQEAIQEEGARSNMHFVNNRWLGGMLTNFNTIKTRINRLAEIEKMEQDGTFDVLPKKEVTNLKNEMEKLEKNLGGIRNLDATNIGALFVVDPRKEKNAISEAKILGIPVVAIVDTNCDPDEVDYVIPGNDDAIRAVKLITAKIADAIIEGRQGEQLAE; encoded by the coding sequence ATGTCAGTTATTTCAATGAAACAATTATTAGAAGCTGGTGTTCACTTTGGACATCAAACAAGAAGATGGAACCCTAAGATGGCTCCTTATATATTCACAGAAAGAAACGGAATATATATAATAGATCTTCAAAAGACAGTAAAAAAGGTTGAAGAAGCTTATGACTTCATTAAAGAAGTAGCAACAGAAGGTAAAGATATACTTTTCGTTGGTACTAAGAAACAAGCACAAGAAGCTATTCAAGAAGAAGGCGCTAGATCAAACATGCACTTCGTTAATAATAGATGGCTTGGTGGTATGCTAACTAACTTTAACACTATTAAGACTAGAATAAACAGATTAGCTGAAATCGAAAAGATGGAACAAGATGGTACATTCGATGTTCTACCTAAGAAGGAAGTTACTAATCTTAAGAACGAAATGGAAAAGTTAGAAAAAAATCTTGGAGGAATCAGAAACTTAGATGCTACTAACATAGGTGCATTATTCGTTGTTGATCCAAGAAAAGAAAAGAATGCTATATCAGAAGCTAAGATTCTTGGTATACCAGTAGTAGCAATAGTTGATACTAACTGTGATCCAGATGAAGTTGATTATGTTATACCTGGAAATGATGATGCTATAAGAGCTGTAAAACTTATAACTGCAAAAATAGCTGACGCTATTATTGAAGGAAGACAAGGCGAACAATTAGCTGAATAA
- the codY gene encoding GTP-sensing pleiotropic transcriptional regulator CodY codes for MSTLLNKTRMLNKILQKSGTDPVAFEDICKLLSEVLACNVYISSRKGKILGYTFSDSFECDIMKRKILDDKRFPEEYNNKLLNIGDTLANLPNKGQCVFDGEGECMMSDKLSTIVPIVGNRERLGTLLLARFKEPFTDEDLVLVEYSATIVGLEILRSKQDEIEDEARKKAVVQLAIGTLSYSELEAVEHIFDELDGNEGLLVASKIADKVGITRSVIVNALRKFESAGVIESRSLGMKGTHIRILNEKLLDELKKIK; via the coding sequence ATGTCAACTCTACTAAACAAAACAAGAATGTTAAATAAAATTTTGCAAAAATCAGGTACGGATCCTGTAGCCTTCGAAGATATTTGTAAATTATTAAGTGAGGTATTAGCCTGTAACGTGTACATATCAAGTAGAAAAGGAAAAATACTAGGTTATACTTTTTCAGATAGTTTCGAATGTGACATAATGAAAAGAAAGATATTAGACGACAAAAGATTCCCAGAAGAATATAATAATAAATTATTGAACATTGGAGATACATTAGCAAACCTTCCTAACAAAGGACAATGCGTTTTTGACGGTGAAGGTGAATGCATGATGTCGGACAAGCTTTCTACAATAGTTCCTATAGTTGGAAACAGAGAAAGATTAGGAACACTTCTTCTTGCAAGATTTAAGGAACCATTTACTGATGAAGATTTAGTATTAGTAGAATATAGTGCAACAATAGTAGGGTTAGAAATTCTTAGATCTAAACAAGATGAAATTGAGGATGAAGCAAGAAAGAAAGCAGTAGTTCAATTAGCTATTGGAACACTTTCTTATTCAGAGCTTGAAGCGGTTGAACATATTTTTGACGAATTAGATGGAAACGAAGGATTGCTAGTTGCATCAAAAATTGCGGACAAGGTTGGTATAACAAGATCTGTAATAGTAAATGCTTTAAGAAAGTTTGAGAGTGCAGGAGTTATCGAGTCACGTTCATTAGGAATGAAGGGAACACACATTAGAATTCTTAATGAAAAATTACTTGATGAATTAAAGAAAATAAAATAG
- the topA gene encoding type I DNA topoisomerase, with translation MGQNLVIVESPAKAKTISKYLGKNYVVEASMGHIRDLPKSQLGVDVDNNYNPKYITIRGKGDLLDKLKKLAKKSDKIFLATDPDREGEAISWHLANILKIPDMDTCRVEFHEITKNAVKNSIKNPRTINQNLVDAQQARRVLDRLVGYEISPILWRNVKWGLSAGRVQSAALKLICDREDEINKFESKEYWTVDIKLEKKNKKFNVKIATLKGKKFEIATEAEANKTIEQLKNNDFVVAKVKKGTKNKNPLPPFTTSTLQQDASRKLNFQTKRTMSIAQQLYEGVEVKGYGTVGLITYMRTDSVRISKEAQDSALQFIGDTYGSGYIPESPRIYRGKKNIQDAHEAIRPSLVEITPEIAKGNLSSEQYKLYKLIWERFIASQMASCVLNTNTIDINNGDYKLRATGSTIKFDGFMKVYEYTTDEDEESVLLPEIEENEVLNYDSILGKQHFTQPPPRYTEASFVKVLEENGIGRPSTYVPTISTILSRKYVQREKKNLFPTELGIIVNNIMSDYFKQIVDADFTADMENKLDYIEEGKVEWEKIVDEFFGPLKEALDKAEKEVSKVVIEDKVSDVKCDKCGKMMVIKQGRFGNFLACPGYPECQNTKPIVEEIDAKCPLCNGNVVVKKSKKGNKFYGCSNYPECSFVSWYEPAKEKCSHCNSHMVIRYSKSKGKYLECTNKECGNKVPVQNDEK, from the coding sequence ATGGGTCAAAATCTTGTAATAGTAGAATCGCCTGCAAAGGCAAAAACAATTAGTAAATATTTAGGGAAAAATTATGTTGTAGAGGCATCTATGGGACACATAAGAGATCTTCCTAAAAGTCAGCTAGGGGTTGACGTTGATAATAATTATAATCCCAAGTATATAACCATAAGAGGTAAAGGGGATTTATTAGATAAGCTAAAAAAGCTTGCAAAGAAAAGTGATAAAATATTCTTGGCAACTGACCCTGATAGAGAAGGGGAAGCCATATCTTGGCATTTAGCTAATATCCTAAAGATACCTGATATGGATACATGCAGAGTTGAATTTCACGAAATCACTAAAAATGCAGTGAAGAATTCTATAAAAAATCCAAGGACTATCAACCAAAACTTAGTTGATGCTCAACAGGCAAGAAGAGTTTTAGATAGACTAGTTGGTTATGAAATAAGTCCTATTCTATGGAGAAATGTTAAGTGGGGACTAAGTGCTGGTAGAGTACAATCAGCAGCTTTAAAATTAATATGTGATCGAGAAGATGAGATAAACAAATTCGAATCTAAAGAATATTGGACTGTTGATATAAAATTAGAAAAGAAAAACAAAAAATTCAATGTTAAGATAGCAACACTCAAAGGAAAGAAATTCGAGATAGCTACTGAAGCTGAAGCTAATAAAACAATAGAACAGCTAAAGAACAACGATTTTGTTGTTGCAAAAGTTAAAAAGGGAACAAAGAATAAAAATCCGTTACCACCTTTTACAACAAGTACTCTTCAACAGGATGCCAGTAGAAAACTTAACTTCCAAACTAAGAGAACTATGTCAATTGCTCAACAACTTTACGAAGGGGTTGAAGTCAAAGGATATGGAACAGTGGGGCTTATAACTTATATGAGAACTGATTCTGTAAGAATATCCAAGGAAGCTCAAGATAGTGCTTTACAATTTATTGGTGACACTTATGGAAGTGGTTATATACCTGAAAGCCCAAGAATATATAGAGGTAAGAAGAATATACAAGATGCTCATGAAGCAATTAGGCCATCATTAGTTGAGATAACACCTGAAATTGCAAAAGGTAATCTGTCATCAGAGCAATATAAGCTATATAAGCTCATTTGGGAAAGATTTATAGCAAGTCAAATGGCATCATGTGTTCTTAACACTAATACTATAGATATAAATAATGGTGATTACAAGCTAAGAGCTACTGGTTCAACTATTAAATTTGATGGTTTCATGAAGGTATATGAGTATACAACTGATGAAGATGAAGAAAGTGTATTACTCCCAGAAATTGAGGAGAATGAAGTTTTAAACTATGATAGTATATTAGGTAAACAACATTTTACTCAACCACCACCAAGATATACAGAAGCTTCTTTTGTTAAGGTGCTAGAGGAAAATGGAATCGGAAGACCGAGTACTTATGTGCCAACAATATCTACTATTTTAAGCAGAAAATATGTACAAAGAGAAAAGAAGAATCTTTTCCCAACTGAACTTGGTATTATTGTAAACAATATTATGAGTGATTACTTTAAGCAAATTGTTGATGCAGATTTTACAGCTGATATGGAAAATAAGCTTGACTATATCGAAGAAGGAAAAGTAGAATGGGAAAAAATCGTTGATGAATTTTTTGGACCACTAAAGGAAGCATTAGACAAAGCAGAAAAAGAAGTATCAAAAGTAGTAATAGAAGATAAAGTAAGTGATGTTAAATGTGATAAATGTGGTAAGATGATGGTGATAAAGCAAGGACGTTTTGGTAACTTCTTAGCATGCCCTGGATACCCTGAGTGTCAAAATACTAAACCAATAGTTGAAGAAATCGATGCTAAGTGTCCACTTTGCAATGGTAATGTAGTTGTTAAGAAGAGTAAAAAAGGTAATAAATTCTATGGATGCTCTAACTATCCAGAATGTTCTTTTGTTAGTTGGTATGAACCAGCAAAAGAAAAATGTAGCCACTGCAATTCACATATGGTTATCAGATATAGTAAAAGTAAAGGCAAGTATTTAGAATGTACAAATAAAGAATGCGGCAATAAAGTTCCTGTTCAAAATGATGAAAAGTAG
- the dprA gene encoding DNA-processing protein DprA, which translates to MDFYKIWFSMLPISDSIKLNLLDEYIDEETIYRNINFNHYKMEKLVNKKIKSNISEEEITKLARYIIKNNIGLVTYTEDRYPSSLRQINDAPYCLFYKGDIDILNKKINIAVVGSRKCTSYGREVTKFICRELSRYDTCIISGGAYGIDSEAHKSVIENKGVTCGVLGCGIDVIYPAYNKILYENISVDGCLISEFLPGTKPLPYNFPRRNRIISGLSKAVIVVEANEKSGSLITANYALDQGKDVLAVPGTIYSPQSKGTNKLIRDGATSILDTITLLEGLDINMKKNKNFSDTLKAQIIRLINDKPTHIDEIIRNTDIDTSMIYELLFEMQFNNEIMCILGNYYVKNI; encoded by the coding sequence TTGGATTTTTATAAAATTTGGTTTTCCATGTTACCTATAAGTGATAGTATAAAATTGAATCTACTGGATGAATATATAGATGAAGAAACTATTTATAGAAATATCAATTTTAATCATTATAAGATGGAGAAACTCGTAAATAAAAAGATTAAGAGTAATATTTCAGAAGAAGAGATAACTAAACTTGCTAGATACATAATAAAAAATAATATCGGACTTGTAACTTATACAGAAGACAGATATCCTAGTTCTTTAAGACAAATAAACGATGCTCCTTATTGTTTATTTTATAAAGGGGATATTGACATTTTGAATAAAAAGATTAATATAGCAGTAGTAGGCTCAAGAAAATGTACGTCCTACGGGAGAGAAGTTACAAAGTTTATTTGTAGGGAATTAAGCAGATATGATACGTGTATAATTAGTGGTGGAGCCTATGGAATAGATTCAGAAGCTCATAAAAGTGTCATAGAAAATAAAGGAGTCACTTGTGGAGTATTAGGTTGTGGTATTGATGTAATATATCCGGCTTATAATAAAATTTTATATGAAAATATATCAGTAGATGGTTGTCTTATATCTGAGTTTCTTCCAGGAACTAAACCTTTACCTTATAATTTTCCTAGACGTAATAGAATAATTAGTGGATTGTCCAAAGCTGTCATAGTGGTTGAAGCTAATGAGAAGAGTGGTTCGCTAATTACAGCAAATTATGCATTGGACCAAGGAAAAGATGTTTTGGCAGTACCAGGAACAATTTATTCACCTCAAAGTAAAGGTACAAATAAACTAATAAGAGATGGTGCTACGTCTATATTAGATACAATAACTTTATTAGAAGGTCTTGATATCAATATGAAAAAAAATAAAAATTTCAGTGATACCTTAAAAGCTCAAATTATAAGGTTAATAAATGATAAACCAACTCATATTGATGAAATTATAAGAAACACAGATATTGACACCTCAATGATTTATGAGTTATTATTTGAAATGCAATTTAATAATGAAATTATGTGTATTTTAGGAAATTATTATGTTAAAAATATTTAA
- a CDS encoding YifB family Mg chelatase-like AAA ATPase, which produces MATKIISASFNGIDGEVVYVEVDINKGLPSFSIVGLPDMSIKESKERVRSAVINSGYEFPLGRVVVNLAPADIKKIGTLLDLPIAIGILLESNQITLSDPNKYMLVGELSLNGEINTVNGCLPIILEGKNRGIDNYIIPQGNIEETSLIKNGNIYPFKSLKQVTEFLVYEDQLPIKYDEVVKFNDSHEMEYDFSDVYGNESAKRALEISAASNHNIILYGPAGSGKTMLAKRLSSILPDLSYEECLEVTKIYSVSGNLKNKNGVVDIRPFRNPHHTTPKHTLIGGGRELAVGEISLAHKGVLFLDELLEFDRRVLECLREPLEEKLIQISRLSGKITYPADFIFIGATNQCPCAKGVDKSGFSSCVCTDVEKNKYQKRLSKAIADRIDLYVSVVQIPFNELMSNSRRESSKDIKERVIKARDLQQRRYKDIGVSFNSQLNHSQIKKYIKLDGECLALIEKIYDKYRVSTRGLDKILKVSRTIADLNNDKDVRKSSIIEALGYRKFFDGQII; this is translated from the coding sequence ATGGCAACAAAAATAATAAGTGCATCATTTAACGGTATAGATGGTGAAGTTGTGTATGTAGAAGTGGATATTAATAAAGGATTGCCTTCATTTTCTATAGTAGGACTGCCAGATATGTCTATAAAAGAGTCTAAAGAAAGAGTTCGTTCTGCAGTAATCAACAGCGGATATGAATTTCCTCTTGGAAGAGTAGTGGTTAACCTAGCCCCTGCTGATATAAAAAAGATAGGTACTCTTTTAGATTTACCAATAGCTATTGGTATTCTTCTAGAAAGTAATCAGATCACGCTAAGTGATCCTAATAAATATATGCTAGTAGGCGAATTATCATTAAATGGTGAAATAAACACTGTGAATGGATGTTTACCTATTATATTAGAAGGTAAGAATAGAGGAATAGATAATTATATTATACCTCAAGGAAATATAGAAGAGACATCGTTAATAAAGAATGGAAATATATATCCTTTTAAGAGTCTGAAGCAAGTTACAGAATTTTTAGTTTATGAAGATCAATTACCAATAAAGTATGATGAAGTAGTTAAGTTTAATGATTCTCATGAAATGGAATATGATTTTAGTGATGTATATGGTAATGAGTCGGCAAAAAGAGCTCTAGAAATTTCCGCTGCATCTAACCATAACATTATTCTTTATGGGCCAGCAGGTTCTGGAAAAACAATGCTAGCTAAGAGGCTATCATCAATACTGCCTGATTTGAGCTATGAAGAATGTTTAGAAGTTACAAAAATATATAGTGTTTCTGGAAACTTAAAGAATAAAAATGGTGTTGTTGATATAAGACCTTTTAGAAACCCTCACCATACAACTCCTAAACATACCCTTATAGGTGGTGGTAGGGAATTGGCAGTAGGTGAGATTAGCCTAGCACATAAAGGGGTATTATTTTTAGATGAGCTATTAGAATTTGATAGAAGAGTTCTTGAATGTTTAAGAGAACCTTTAGAAGAAAAATTGATACAAATATCAAGACTATCTGGCAAAATAACATATCCAGCGGATTTTATTTTTATCGGCGCAACCAATCAGTGTCCGTGTGCTAAAGGCGTTGACAAGAGCGGTTTTTCAAGTTGTGTTTGTACTGATGTAGAAAAAAATAAGTATCAAAAGAGATTATCAAAAGCAATAGCTGACAGAATAGATTTATATGTATCAGTTGTCCAAATTCCTTTCAATGAACTAATGAGTAATTCGAGAAGAGAAAGTTCTAAAGATATAAAAGAAAGAGTTATAAAGGCAAGAGATTTGCAACAGAGAAGGTACAAAGATATAGGGGTAAGTTTCAATTCACAATTAAATCATAGTCAAATAAAAAAATATATTAAATTAGATGGCGAATGTTTAGCGTTAATAGAAAAGATTTATGATAAATACAGAGTAAGCACAAGAGGTCTGGATAAAATTTTAAAGGTTTCTAGAACTATAGCTGACTTAAATAATGATAAAGATGTAAGAAAATCATCTATAATAGAGGCTTTAGGTTATAGAAAGTTTTTTGATGGACAGATAATATAA
- a CDS encoding YraN family protein, which yields MKKMNKSIGTTGENIACNLLLSEKYNIIKKNFNCRNGEIDIIGWDKEILCFIEVKTRYDLGFGSPMEAVSFSKVLSIKRVAKYFIHKYQLYNVNARFDIIEVYLNHKNTEIKTNLIKDAFR from the coding sequence ATGAAAAAGATGAATAAATCCATTGGAACCACAGGAGAAAATATAGCTTGTAATCTTCTTTTAAGTGAAAAATACAATATTATTAAGAAAAATTTCAATTGTAGAAATGGAGAAATAGATATAATTGGATGGGATAAAGAAATACTTTGTTTTATTGAAGTAAAAACAAGATACGACTTAGGATTTGGAAGTCCTATGGAAGCCGTATCTTTCAGTAAAGTATTAAGCATAAAAAGGGTTGCCAAATACTTTATTCACAAATATCAATTATATAATGTAAATGCTAGATTTGATATTATAGAAGTATATTTAAATCATAAAAATACAGAAATTAAGACTAATTTAATAAAAGATGCATTTAGGTAA
- a CDS encoding ribonuclease HII has product MIYLKENLHNISFNEVKALAASVPVKLSNREELSELTNILSGDKRKNVLALAKKIETSIQKEEAEYNRVRAMYMFDKQFSNFRYVAGVDEVGRGPLAGPIVGAAVILDLNNLGDIILGIKDSKALSEQRREELDIIIREKALAYSITVCDNKQIDTLGIAHCNNKIFLDACKTLPIEPQLVLSDGYPVRNLNKPNKFVIKGDAKSASIACASIIAKVYRDRLMKEYDLIYPGYGFKDNVGYGTQKHVDAIHEIGTCEIHRMSFLNNILSKK; this is encoded by the coding sequence ATTATTTATTTGAAAGAGAATTTACATAATATTAGTTTTAACGAGGTTAAAGCATTAGCTGCCTCAGTACCTGTTAAGCTAAGCAATAGAGAAGAACTGTCAGAGCTTACAAATATTCTTTCTGGCGATAAAAGAAAGAACGTACTTGCATTAGCTAAAAAAATTGAAACCTCAATTCAAAAAGAAGAAGCAGAGTACAACAGAGTCAGAGCTATGTACATGTTTGATAAACAATTTAGTAATTTTAGATACGTTGCAGGAGTTGATGAAGTTGGTAGAGGACCTCTTGCTGGCCCTATAGTAGGTGCGGCTGTGATTTTAGACCTTAACAACTTAGGGGATATAATCTTAGGTATAAAGGATTCTAAGGCATTAAGTGAGCAAAGACGTGAGGAATTAGATATTATCATAAGAGAAAAGGCTCTAGCCTATAGTATAACTGTATGTGATAATAAGCAAATAGATACACTAGGAATAGCTCATTGTAATAATAAGATTTTCTTAGATGCTTGTAAAACTTTGCCTATAGAGCCTCAATTGGTTCTTTCTGATGGATATCCAGTTAGAAATTTGAACAAACCTAACAAATTTGTAATAAAAGGAGACGCAAAAAGCGCCTCTATTGCATGTGCTTCTATAATTGCTAAAGTTTACAGGGATAGACTTATGAAAGAATATGATCTTATATATCCTGGATATGGTTTTAAGGATAATGTAGGCTACGGCACGCAGAAGCATGTAGACGCAATTCATGAAATAGGAACATGTGAAATACATAGAATGTCATTCCTCAATAACATACTATCTAAAAAATAA
- the ylqF gene encoding ribosome biogenesis GTPase YlqF, whose protein sequence is MAINWFPGHMVKTKREIKENLKLVDAVIEIRDARIPKSSANPDIDELCKDKPRLILLNKSDLTDSKTTKAWINALKSESIRAIEVNCLKGDGIKNIKPALMELLKEKHERLKAKGLAKIITRVMVVGIPNVGKSTFINKMARNNIAKTGDRPGVTKNKQWIKTSIGIELLDTPGVLWPKFEDEEVALNLAFTGAIKDEIMDTEELSLKLVERLQNTNPELLKARYKLEAVAEEPIDTLNMIARKRGAIVSGGEIDYNRIASILLDEFRGGKIGNVSLETPWKGEEIEG, encoded by the coding sequence ATGGCGATAAATTGGTTTCCTGGCCATATGGTGAAAACCAAAAGAGAGATTAAAGAAAATTTAAAGTTAGTAGATGCTGTTATTGAAATTAGGGATGCTAGAATTCCTAAATCTAGTGCTAATCCTGATATAGATGAATTATGTAAGGATAAACCTAGATTAATTCTACTTAACAAGAGTGATCTTACTGATAGCAAGACTACTAAAGCGTGGATTAATGCTTTGAAAAGTGAGTCAATAAGAGCAATTGAAGTTAACTGTCTTAAGGGTGATGGTATAAAAAATATTAAGCCTGCGTTAATGGAACTGCTAAAGGAAAAGCACGAGAGGCTAAAAGCTAAAGGATTAGCTAAGATTATAACAAGAGTTATGGTTGTAGGCATTCCTAACGTTGGAAAGTCTACTTTCATAAATAAGATGGCAAGAAATAATATAGCTAAAACTGGCGATAGACCTGGTGTTACTAAAAATAAACAGTGGATTAAAACTTCTATTGGTATTGAGCTTCTTGATACTCCTGGGGTGCTTTGGCCTAAGTTTGAAGACGAGGAAGTGGCATTAAACTTAGCTTTTACTGGGGCGATTAAAGATGAAATTATGGATACAGAAGAGCTTTCTTTAAAGTTAGTAGAGAGATTGCAGAATACTAATCCTGAATTACTAAAGGCTAGATATAAATTAGAAGCAGTAGCTGAAGAACCAATTGATACTTTAAATATGATTGCGAGAAAAAGAGGGGCAATTGTATCTGGTGGAGAGATTGATTACAACAGAATAGCTTCTATTTTATTAGATGAATTTAGAGGCGGTAAGATAGGTAATGTATCTTTAGAAACTCCTTGGAAAGGCGAAGAAATTGAAGGATAA